The Devosia yakushimensis DNA window CGATTGCCAGAGCCCCAGGCCAAAGCCATCCGGGTCCAGAAAGTCCGCGCTCCAGCCACCCGGCGCCTCCGAAACCGGGGTGACGATGGTAATGCCCTGGGCCGCGAGATCGGCCACGACATCGTCAATGCCGCCCTCGGTGACATCGAAGACCAGTGCCGGCGTATCGCCGCGCTTGCCTTCCATCTGGAAGAACACCATGTCCGGTCCCCCTTCGAGCCGCCCGGACAGCCAGAAGGGCTCGGCGCCCTCCATCCGCTGCAGGTCAAGCTGCAGCGTTTCATTGTAGAAGCGCTCGGTGCGCACGATGTCGGAAACGTAGAATACAATACTGGCCGATTTGGGTTTGAATGCCATGGCGTCCTCCTGTGATGCCGGTCTGATGTCCAGAGTTGCCGCTGTCACGGCTTTTGTGAGCGCCTGACGATAAAAAGATGCCCATCGGGATCGTGACTGGCAAAAATCCCGCCCTGCCGCAGCAGGCCCGGCAGCAGGGCGTCGCGGATACGGCCATAGGCCAGGTCCAGATTGAGCCCCGGCATGCCCTCGGGCATGGCGATGCCTGCCCCCTTGAGCTGGCGCTTGAGCGCGGCGATGCGCTGGCGCAGGGCGGCGTCGGAAAGATCAAGCAGATAGGCGATCTCGCGGCGGTTGTGACCGGCAAGGGTCAGCGCCGCCACAGCCTTGAGCGATGGCGGCAGGCCCGACAGCACCGCGGATAGATCGAGTGTTTCGGCCGCAGGTGCCGGCTCGGGCCGCAAGGCATGCCAATGAGTTTCCCGCAGCCGGGCGCGGCCCGCGCCCCTGGCCGCCAGTTTGGCCCGGTTGCGGATAATGCCGGCCAGCCAGCGCATATCCTGCGGGCCGGCAATCATCCGCCCGGTCCGCACCGCCTCGAGCAGCGCATCCTGCACCAGATCATCAGCCTCATCGGCCCGCCGCGTCGCGCGACGGGCAATGGCCAGCAATTGGGCATAATGGCTCGGCCGCATGATCTCTCCTCCTCCCCGAGGGTGACAAGGGAGGGATCAAAAGGCAATTGGCTTGTCTTTTGGGATGAGGAGAGGTGTGGAGCCGCTTACCGGCCAAGTACTCCCTCACCCGCCGCGCTTGTGGTGAGGTGAGCTTGGGGATCGTTCCGGGAGCTACTCCTTTCCGCGGTGTCATCCCGGCGCAGGCCGGGATCCATGCTGAAGGCCATCCGAACATCCAATGCCCGGAGAGTGCACAGCATGGATTCCGGCCTGCGCCGGAATGACGCGGTGGATGGATGAGTACGTGCCGGTTTCCTACCCGCGTATTTGCCGTGCGCCGCCCACACCCACCGCCGCTTCCCTCGGGCTTGACCCGAGGGCCCCTCCCAATCCGGCACAAGCGGCGAATGGCCCTCGGGTCAAGCCCGAGGGAGGCGATCGTGGTGCGTGGGATTGGGGGCACTCCCACTTTCACTTCGTCATCCAGCACGACGACGCAGCGGGGTGGGTAAATCCCCCCAACACCACTACCTACGACGCCTTCTTCCGCTCGGCTTCGCTCGCCCCCTTCTCGCTCTGCAGCAAATTGGCGAGCGCCGCGGGCGGCAGGGGTGGGGAAAACAAAAAGCCCTGCACTTCCGAACAGCCCTCGGCCCGGACCATGGCCAATTGCTCTTCGGTTTCCACCCCCTCGGCAGTGGTGGACATGCCCAGCGACTGGCCCAGCCCGATCACCGCCCGGATAATCGCCTGGCTGTCCTGCCGGCTGGTGAGGTCGGCCATGAAGGAGCGGTCGATCTTGATCTTGTCGAAGGGAAAGCTGCGCAGATAGGAAAGCGAGGAATAACCGGTGCCGAAATCGTCCATGGAGATGCGCACGCCCATGGCGCGCAGCTCATGGAGTGCCTTGAGCACGCTTTCGCTCTCGGCCAGCAGCAGCGATTCGGTGATCTCCAGCTCCAGCCGCGTTGGCGCCAGCCGCGCTTCGCTCAGCGCGGACTTGACGAGGCCCACAAGGTCCCGGCTCTTGAACTGGATGGGCGAGAGATTGACCGCCACCCGCACCTCGCCCGGCCAGGTCGCCGCCGTCCGGCAGGCCTCGCGCAGCACCCATTCCCCGATCGGCACGATGAGCCCGGTTTCCTCGGCAATGGGAATGAATTCGACGGGGGAAATCGTGCGATCGTCATGGTCCCAGCGCAACAGGGCCTCGACGCAGGTGACCCGGTTTTCCTTGAGGCCCAGCAGCGGCTGGTAGACCAGCCGCAATTCCTGGCGCTGCAAAGCCAGCCGCAACCCGGCCTCGATGGAGCGCCGCTGCTGCAGCGCCGCATCCATCCCCGCTTCGAAGAAATGATAGGTCGAGCGCCCTTCGCTCTTGGCCTTGTAGAGCGCCAGATCGGCATTCTTGACCAGCGTATCGGTCTTGACGCCATCGCCCGGCCCCAGCGCAATGCCCACGCTGACGCCGATCTCGATCTGCTGGCCGGCAATGTTCATCGGCGCCGAAATCGCCTTGATGATGCGATCGGCCACCTTCGCCGCGTCCCCCGCATTGTCCACCGGCCGCATCAGAATGGCGAATTCATCGCCCCCCAGCCGGGCCAGCAGGTCGGTTTCCCGCGTCGTGCCCCAGAGCCTTGCCGAAGCCTGCTTGATCACCTCGTCGCCCACCGCATGGCCCAGCGTGTCATTGACCGCCTTGAAGTGATCGAGATCGAGATAGAGCACGGCCGCCATTTCCCCGCGCCCCAGCCCCGCCTCGGTCTTGGCCATCTGTTCGAGGAATTCGATGCGATTGGGCAGGTCGGTCAGGGCGTCGTGCCGCGCCAGGTGCCGGATGCGCGCCTCGTTCTGGCGCTGTTCGGTAATGTCTTCATGGGTCGAGACCCACCCGCCATCTTTCATCGGATGGTGCTGCATCAGGATGACGCGGCCATTGAGCTCGTGCACGGTCTTGCCATATTCGCGGCGCGCGATCACCTCGCGCCTCCAGATGACATATTCCTCCCGCGTGCCCGATGCGCTCATGCCCACATCGAACAGATGCCCTAAAATATCCTCGAGCTGGGTGCCCGGCTTATGGAAGCGCTCGGGAAGATTGTAGATCTTGATATAGGGCTGGTTGCAGATGACCAGGCGCCCCTTGGGATCGAACATGCAGAGGCCCTGGCTGATATTGTTGACCGCCGCATCGAGCCTGATGTTCTGCCGCTCGAGTTCGAGCTTGCGCTTGGCCACGATTTCGGTGCGCGCGATCTCGTCGGTAACGTCCTCATGCGTCACCACCCAACCCAGCGCGTCCGAATAGATATGGGCGGTTTCAACGATCCGCCCGCCATGCACCACTTCCTGGCTTTTGTAACGGGCCCCGCTGCGATTGCCGAGCAGCTCGGCCGTATAGGCCTCGTAAAAGCCCTGCGCGCCCTGTTCGGGGTGGTTGCCCAGCCGGGCCGAGAGTTCCACCACCTCTTCAAGGCTCATGCCCCGCCGGACCTGATCGAGCCGGAAGCCATAGAGATCGCGCCAGTTCTTGTTCCACATGACGAGGCGGAACTGGGGTGACCAGACGCAGAAACCATAGGGAATATTTTCGAGGGCCGCATCGAGCAGCAGCGCCTCGGCCATCTCGCTCAAGCTGCCCGCGTCTTCTGACCGCACCAGCCGATAACTCCCCCGCCCGCCTGCCCCTGCATTCATGCTGGCGGAAAGCTAGAGTTTTCCGATTAATGACCCATTAAGGGCATCCGCCGGGCCCTGAAAGCCCGGCGGAAAGCTGCATTATTTGCCGGCCTTCTGGTTGCGGGCGGCATAAGTCTTGAGCCGCAGACCATTGAGCTTGATAAAGCCCTCGGCATCGTGATGGTCGTAAGTGCCCGAACCTTCCTCGAAGGTAACCAGGTCCATTGAATAAAGCGAATAGGGCGAGGTGCGGGCGATGACGCTGGCCTGGCCCTTATAGAGCTTGACCGTCACGTCGCCGGTGACGAATTGCTGGCTCTTGTCGATCAGCGCCTGCAGCATTTCGCGCTCGGGCGCATACCAGAAGCCATTATAGATCAGCTCGGCATATTTGGGCATCAGCTCATCCTTGAGATGGGCTTCCCCGCGATCGAGCGTGATCGATTCAATGCCGCGATGGGCCACCAGCAGGATCGTGCCACCGGGGGTCTCATAGAGCCCGCGCGACTTCATGCCGACGAAGCGGTTCTCGACCAGATCGAGCCGGCCCACGCCATGCTTGCCGCCCAGCTCATTGAGCTTGGTGAGCAGCGCTGCGGGCGACAGCTTTTCGCCATTGATCGAGACCGGATCGCCCTTTTCGTAGCCGATGGTGATGACCTCGGCTTCGTTGGGCGCGTCTTCGGGATTGACCGTGCGCTGGGCGACATAATCGGGTGCCGGCACGGCGGGGTCTTCCAGCACCATACCTTCGGACGAGGTGTGCAGCAGATTGGCATCGACCGAGAACGGCGCCTCGCCGCGCTTGTCCTTGGCGATCGGAATCTGGTTCTTCTCGGCATAATTGAGCAGCGCGGTGCGGCTCTGCAGATCCCATTCGCGCCAGGGCGCGATCACCTTGATGGCGGGATCGAGCGCATTGGCGGTCAATTCGAACCGCACCTGGTCATTGCCCTTGCCGGTCGCGCCATGGGAAATGGCGTCAGCCCCGGTTTCCTGGGCGATCTCGACCAGGCGCTTGGCGATCAGCGGGCGGGCAATGGAGGTGCCCAGCAGATATTGCCCCTCATAGACCGTGTTGGCGCGGAACATGGGGAACACGAAATCGCGCACGAATTCCTCGCGCAGATCCTCGATGCGGATATCCTTGATGCCGAACATCTCGGCCTTCTTGCGCGCCGGCTCCAGCTCTTCGCCCTGGCCCAGATCGGCGGTGAAGGTCACCACCTCGCAATTATAGGTCTCCTGCAGCCATTTGAGGATGATGGAGGTATCGAGCCCGCCCGAATAGGCCAGCACGACCTTTTTGATGTCTTTTGCCATGATAGAACGCAGTTCCCTTGGATTACCGGCGGAACAATAGACCAGACCCGGCGCAATGATCTTGCGATTCCATCACGCTGGGCTCATTATCTGGCACAATCTGCCAATTTTGCTTGGACAGGAGACCAAAAATACCAATATCGCTCGATGCCATCGACCGCCGCATCCTCAAGGCCCTGCAGCGCAATGCCCGCATGAGCAATGTCGAACTGGCCAACGAAGTGGGCCTCTCCCCCTCCCCCTGCCTGCGCCGGGTGAGGCTGCTCGAGGAATCGGGCGTCATCGAGCAGTACGTGGCCGTGCTCAACGGTCCCAAGGCCGGCGTGGGGCTGACCGTCTTCGTCCGCGTCTGGTTCAAGACCCAGGATTCCACCATTACCGCCCAATTTGCCGAAACGGTGCGAAAATTCCCCGAAGTGGTCGAATGCTACCTCACCACCGGGGAATGCGACGCCATCATGCGCGTGGTCACGGCGGACCTGCACGCCTATTGGCGCTTCCAGGCCGATTACCTCACCCGCATCCCCAGCGTGCAAAGCGTCAAGACGGATGTGCCCATGGAAACCATCAAGCGGAGTTATGAGCTGCCATTGGCGTGAGGGCATCCCGGGTGCTTGGTTGTTGCCCTCCCTCCCCCTTGAGGGGAGGGCCGGGGTGGGGGTCGTTTGGTTTTGCGCAAGGGCCCGCCGACCCCCACCCTCAATCCCTCCCCTCAAGGGGGAGGGAGACGGATCAAGGTCCCCAAACGCACTCGCTTCCCCACGCCTGGCACGCTATGGCTAATCCCCCCATCCAATTCCCCCGCGGAAAAACCCATGCCCGGCTTCGTTCCCGATCTCCCCGTCATCCTGGCCTTTGCGCTGGCGACTGTGGTTCTGGCCATCACGCCGGGGCCGGACATGGCGCTGCAGCTCAGCCGAGCGATCAATTATGGCCGCGCACATGGCCTGGCCTGCATGGCCGGCGCCATGGCGGGGATCATGGTGCATACCACGCTCGTCGCCCTGGGCATTTCCGTGCTGATCATCGCCGCCCCGCCTTTGTTCCTCGGCCTCAAGATCGTGGGCGCGCTCTACCTGCTCTGGCTCGCCTATCAGGCCGTCGTCCACGGCGGAGGCCTGCGCATTGCCGAGGCCGCCAAGCGTCAGCCAACGCTTGGCCAGAGCTTTGCCACCGGCATCGGCATCAACCTGCTCAACCCCAAGGTCGTGCTGTTCTTCGTGACCTTCCTGCCCCAATTCGTCGACGCACACGATCCATCCGCCACCGGCAAACTGTTCTTTCTCGGCGCCGAATTCGTACTGCTCTCGATCCCGTTGGGCGTCGCGACCGTCTTTGCCGCCGATTGGCTGGCCGCCGCCTTCCGCCACAGCAAATGGGTGGAACGCGCCCTCAACTGGAGCTTTGCGGCCATCTTCACCACCTTCGCCGTGACCATCCTCACCGCACAAGCCCGCCACTAGCCATGATAGTCGCGCTCCCGAAACGGAAAAGTCTGCAACTTTTCCTGGTCACGCTCCGATGAATTACCGCCACGCCTTTCATGCCGGCAATTTTGCCGATGTGGTCAAACACCTGATCCTGGTTCGCATTCTCGACTATCT harbors:
- a CDS encoding VOC family protein, whose amino-acid sequence is MAFKPKSASIVFYVSDIVRTERFYNETLQLDLQRMEGAEPFWLSGRLEGGPDMVFFQMEGKRGDTPALVFDVTEGGIDDVVADLAAQGITIVTPVSEAPGGWSADFLDPDGFGLGLWQSGELPRSLKSL
- a CDS encoding RNA polymerase sigma factor, which translates into the protein MRPSHYAQLLAIARRATRRADEADDLVQDALLEAVRTGRMIAGPQDMRWLAGIIRNRAKLAARGAGRARLRETHWHALRPEPAPAAETLDLSAVLSGLPPSLKAVAALTLAGHNRREIAYLLDLSDAALRQRIAALKRQLKGAGIAMPEGMPGLNLDLAYGRIRDALLPGLLRQGGIFASHDPDGHLFIVRRSQKP
- a CDS encoding putative bifunctional diguanylate cyclase/phosphodiesterase — its product is MRSEDAGSLSEMAEALLLDAALENIPYGFCVWSPQFRLVMWNKNWRDLYGFRLDQVRRGMSLEEVVELSARLGNHPEQGAQGFYEAYTAELLGNRSGARYKSQEVVHGGRIVETAHIYSDALGWVVTHEDVTDEIARTEIVAKRKLELERQNIRLDAAVNNISQGLCMFDPKGRLVICNQPYIKIYNLPERFHKPGTQLEDILGHLFDVGMSASGTREEYVIWRREVIARREYGKTVHELNGRVILMQHHPMKDGGWVSTHEDITEQRQNEARIRHLARHDALTDLPNRIEFLEQMAKTEAGLGRGEMAAVLYLDLDHFKAVNDTLGHAVGDEVIKQASARLWGTTRETDLLARLGGDEFAILMRPVDNAGDAAKVADRIIKAISAPMNIAGQQIEIGVSVGIALGPGDGVKTDTLVKNADLALYKAKSEGRSTYHFFEAGMDAALQQRRSIEAGLRLALQRQELRLVYQPLLGLKENRVTCVEALLRWDHDDRTISPVEFIPIAEETGLIVPIGEWVLREACRTAATWPGEVRVAVNLSPIQFKSRDLVGLVKSALSEARLAPTRLELEITESLLLAESESVLKALHELRAMGVRISMDDFGTGYSSLSYLRSFPFDKIKIDRSFMADLTSRQDSQAIIRAVIGLGQSLGMSTTAEGVETEEQLAMVRAEGCSEVQGFLFSPPLPPAALANLLQSEKGASEAERKKAS
- a CDS encoding argininosuccinate synthase, with the protein product MAKDIKKVVLAYSGGLDTSIILKWLQETYNCEVVTFTADLGQGEELEPARKKAEMFGIKDIRIEDLREEFVRDFVFPMFRANTVYEGQYLLGTSIARPLIAKRLVEIAQETGADAISHGATGKGNDQVRFELTANALDPAIKVIAPWREWDLQSRTALLNYAEKNQIPIAKDKRGEAPFSVDANLLHTSSEGMVLEDPAVPAPDYVAQRTVNPEDAPNEAEVITIGYEKGDPVSINGEKLSPAALLTKLNELGGKHGVGRLDLVENRFVGMKSRGLYETPGGTILLVAHRGIESITLDRGEAHLKDELMPKYAELIYNGFWYAPEREMLQALIDKSQQFVTGDVTVKLYKGQASVIARTSPYSLYSMDLVTFEEGSGTYDHHDAEGFIKLNGLRLKTYAARNQKAGK
- a CDS encoding Lrp/AsnC family transcriptional regulator, producing MPISLDAIDRRILKALQRNARMSNVELANEVGLSPSPCLRRVRLLEESGVIEQYVAVLNGPKAGVGLTVFVRVWFKTQDSTITAQFAETVRKFPEVVECYLTTGECDAIMRVVTADLHAYWRFQADYLTRIPSVQSVKTDVPMETIKRSYELPLA
- a CDS encoding LysE family translocator, whose protein sequence is MPGFVPDLPVILAFALATVVLAITPGPDMALQLSRAINYGRAHGLACMAGAMAGIMVHTTLVALGISVLIIAAPPLFLGLKIVGALYLLWLAYQAVVHGGGLRIAEAAKRQPTLGQSFATGIGINLLNPKVVLFFVTFLPQFVDAHDPSATGKLFFLGAEFVLLSIPLGVATVFAADWLAAAFRHSKWVERALNWSFAAIFTTFAVTILTAQARH